From the Mustelus asterias chromosome 14, sMusAst1.hap1.1, whole genome shotgun sequence genome, one window contains:
- the neurod1 gene encoding neurogenic differentiation factor 1 — protein MTKSYTENMMPETQSNPSWTDDCLSSQDEHEADKKDDENEAMSLTFKVETGELDKMGEDDEDDDEEEEEEDEDDDEEDEDEMDENEDQKPKRRGPKKKKMTKARLERFKMRRMKANARERNRMHGLNAALDSLRKVVPCYSKTQKLSKIETLRLAKNYIWALSEILRSGKSPDLVSFVQTLCKGLSQPTTNLVAGCLQLNPRTFLPEQNQDMPHMQTASASFSVHPYTYQSPGLPSPPYGTMDSSHIFHIKPHSYAGALEPFFESTLTECTSPSFDGPLSPPLSINGNFSFKQEPSQEFDKNYTFTMHYPAATLAGPQGHNSMFSSTAPRCEIPIDSMMPYDAHSHHERVMSAQLNAIFHD, from the coding sequence ATGACAAAATCGTACACCGAAAACATGATGccagagacacagagcaatcccaGTTGGACGGATGACTGTCTCAGTTCCCAGGATGAGCACGAAGCCGACAAGAAGGACGATGAGAACGAAGCCATGAGCCTCACATTCAAGGTAGAGACGGGAGAACTTGATAAAATGGGAGAGGATGACGAGGATGAtgatgaagaagaggaggaggaggatgaagatGACGACGAGGAGGATGAAGATGAAATGGACGAGAACGAAGATCAAAAACCTAAACGGCGGGGACCCAAGAAAAAGAAAATGACGAAAGCTAGACTGGAGAGGTTTAAAATGAGGAGAATGAAAGCTAACGCCAGAGAGAGGAACCGTATGCATGGACTGAATGCTGCACTGGATAGTCTGCGGAAGGTCGTGCCCTGTTATTCCAAAACCCAGAAACTGTCCAAGATCGAGACTCTGAGACTAGCTAAGAACTATATCTGGGCTTTGTCGGAGATTCTGCGTTCTGGAAAGAGCCCAGATCTCGTATCATTCGTGCAGACTCTCTGCAAAGGTTTATCCCAGCCCACCACTAATCTAGTAGCTGGCTGCCTTCAGTTGAACCCGCGAACTTTCCTTCCAGAGCAGAACCAGGACATGCCACATATGCAAACGGCCAGTGCTTCCTTCTCCGTTCACCCCTACACATACCAGTCCCCTGGTCTTCCGAGTCCGCCCTACGGTACTATGGACAGTTCCCACATTTTCCACATCAAGCCGCACAGTTATGCAGGGGCCCTGGAACCTTTTTTCGAAAGCACTCTCACTGAATGCACTAGCCCGTCCTTTGACGGGCCGTTAAGTCCACCTCTGAGCATCAATGGGAATTTCTCTTTCAAACAGGAGCCTTCTCAAGAGTTTGACAAGAACTATACGTTCACCATGCACTACCCTGCAGCCACGCTGGCCGGACCCCAAGGACACAACTCCATGTTTTCTTCCACTGCCCCTCGGTGTGAAATCCCCATAGACAGCATGATGCCATACGATGCCCACTCGCATCACGAGCGAGTTATGAGTGCCCAGCTTAATGCCATCTTCCACGACTAA